One stretch of Accipiter gentilis chromosome 20, bAccGen1.1, whole genome shotgun sequence DNA includes these proteins:
- the GPLD1 gene encoding phosphatidylinositol-glycan-specific phospholipase D isoform X2, producing the protein MAGLKVRSVLLLILYHFCQRCIPSGISTHVEIAHRALEFFFKREGNVNYRQLLLNHQDAFQAGSIYPDAFYPSICKSGIFHDVSEDTHWSPFLSASIHYIRRNYPQPWEEATEKLVAFLFGVASHMVADISWHSLGIDQGFLKAMGEIDFQGSYSEAHSVGDFGGDVLSQFELDFSYLASNWYVPVKDLAAIYKEFYGKEIITESTITDCTYLLFLELHGERLAVAKLFPTYASKSPFLVEKFHEYFLGGVDDMAFWTNNIFELTSHMLENGTSGCFLPENPLFINCTREHKDNKSKQSKHERHKNTTSLLTNTPEKNINYTERGVHFNTESWATNSLRLINHAFATNVWRALAPTHQKTPKHISKPAASYFLTSPYARLGWAMISADLNQDGYEDLVVGAPGYSTLGHIQIGRVYVVYGNQSGLPLEDMDLDEKADQVLQGHQPSGRFGSALAVLDFNEDGLPDLAVGAPSVGSQFLTYKGAVYVYFGTEGRGLASQPNITITCQYSYCNLGWSLLAADVDGDGNADLVVGSPYAPGGGQQRGFVVAFYSYFNRSDQGLLSVQDANWMVKGEENYAWFGFSLDSCQLENVTLLLIGSPTWRSCAGCDPFSSDVRQSVGKVYGYNPPSTKHWFAVTGVKAMGRMGLSLASGVMSVAGITRRVLVVGAPTADSLSRISFISSVLHQAGLALVYDLTDSTEPSLLSTFSGDRRFSRFGGVVHLSDLDDDGLDEVIVTSPLRTNSITTILFGGAAGRVYIYNGKQASSGNVTGHCKSWISPCPEDWAQYVLISPEELSRFGSSVITVKSERKKEVVVAAERSSAKARLGGRLFVYSL; encoded by the exons ATGGCTGGTTTGAAGGTTCGCTCTGTTCTGCTGCTTATACTGTACCATTTCTGTCAAAGATGTATCCCAAGTGGAATTTCAACACATGTTGAAATAG CGCATAGAGCTCTGGAATTTTTCTTTAAGCGTGAAGGGAATGTTAATTATAGACAG TTATTACTAAACCACCAAGATGCTTTTCAGGCTGGGAGCATCTATCCTGATGCCTTTTATCCTTCAATCTGCAAAAGTG GAATATTCCACGATGTGTCAGAAGACACTCACTGGTCACCATTTCTCAGTGCAAGTATTCACTACATCAGAAGGAATTATCCTCAGCCTTGGGAAGAG GCTACAGAGAAGCTGGTGGCTTTCCTGTTTGGAGTTGCCTCGCATATGGTGGCAGATATTAGCTGGCATAGCCTGGGCATCGACCAAGGATTCCTAAAGGCCATGGGAGAA atCGATTTTCAAGGTTCATACTCGGAAGCTCACAGTGTTGGCGATTTTG GAGGAGATGTACTGAGTCAGTTTGAGCTGGACTTCAGTTATCTGGCATCAAATTG GTATGTACCTGTCAAAGACCTAGCAGCTATCTATAAGGAATTCTATGGAAAAGAGATCATAACTGAAAGCACAATTACTGACTGTACTTACCTGCTGTTTCTTGAACT gcacGGAGAAAGGCTTGCCGTTGCCAag CTTTTTCCAACATATGCTAGTAAATCTCCATTTCTGGTGGAGAAGTTCCATGAGTATTTCCTCGGAGGAGTGGATGACATGGCGTTCTGGACAAACAATATTTTTGAGCTGACAAGCCATATGCTAGAGAATGGAACCAG TGGCTGCTTCCTGCCTGAGAACCCTCTGTTTATAAACTGCACAAGGGAGCACAAGGACAA CAAGAGCAAACAATCAAAACATGAACGTCACAAGAATACAACTTCTTTGCTTACAAACACACCTGAAAAGAATATAAACTATACAGAGAGAGGAGTTCACTTCAACACAGAATCTTGGGCAACA aattccCTCCGCTTGATAAACCATGCTTTTGCAACCAATGTCTGGAGAGCGTTAGCACCTACACATCAAAAAACTCCTAAGCACATCTCCAAGCCAGCAGCTTCATATTTTCTGACTTCACCCTATGCTAGACTTGGATG GGCAATGATCTCAGCTGACCTAAACCAGGATGGATATGAAGATCTGGTGGTTGGAGCACCAGGGTACAGCACGTTGGGCCATATTCAGATAGGACGGGTGTATGTGGTCTATGGCAACCAGTCAGGTTTGCCGCTGGAGGACATGGATCTAGATGAGAAAGCTGACCAAGTACTACAGGGTCATCAG CCTTCAGGAAGATTTGGTTCTGCCTTGGCAGTCCTGGACTTCAATGAGGATGGGCTGCCAGATCTGGCAGTTGGAGCACCTTCTGTGGGATCTCAGTTTCTTACTTACAAA GGTGCTGTGTATGTCTATTTCGGCACTGAGGGAAGAGGCTTGGCATCTCAACCAAACATTACCATAACTTGTCAG TATTCCTACTGTAATCTTGGTTGGTCCCTCCTGGCAGCTGACGTTGATGGGGATGGAAATGCTGATCTGGTTGTGGGCTCTCCATATGCACCTGGTGGTGGGCAGCAGAGAGGATTTGTGGTTGCATTTTACTCTTATTTCAACAGGAGTGACCAAG GACTTCTTTCAGTACAGGATGCCAACTGGATGGTGAAGGGGGAAGAAAACTACGCTTGGTTTGGATTTTCACTTGACAGCTGCCAGCTGGAGAATGTAACGCTACTGCTGATTGGTAGCCCTACGTGGAGGAGTTGTGCTGG CTGCGATCCCTTCTCATCGGATGTCAGACAGAGTGTTGGGAAGGTGTATGGGTATAACCCACCAAGCACGAAGCACTGGTTTGCAGTAACTGGAGTCAAG GCAATGGGCAGAATGGGTTTGTCTCTGGCCAGTGGTGTGATGTCTGTGGCTGGGATCACAAGGAGAGTTTTGGTGGTGGGTGCACCTACTGCAG atagccTGTCCAGGATTTCATTTATATCCTCAGTGCTGCACCAAGCTGGACTGGCTCTGGTGTACGATCTGACAGACAGCACCGAGCCTTCTCTGCTCAGCACATTCAGTGGGGACAGGAGGTTTTCTCGCTTTGGAGGAGTTGTACACTTAAGTGACCTGGATGACGATGGGCTAG ATGAAGTGATTGTGACATCCCCACTGCGAACTAACAGTATCACCACAATACTGTTTGGTGGGGCAGCTGGCCGTGTTTACATTTACAACGGAAAGCAGGCGTCCTCAGGGAATGTGACAGGCCACTGCAAATCCTGGATATCTCCCTGTCCTGAGGACTGG gcacaGTATGTCCTGATTTCTCCTGAG GAGCTATCAAGATTTGGGAGTTCTGTTATCACTGTGAAATCTGAAAGAAAG aaagaagTTGTAGTGGCAGCGGAGAGGAGTTCAGCGAAAGCTCGACTGGGTGGAAGGCTTTTCGTCTACTCGCTCTAG
- the GPLD1 gene encoding phosphatidylinositol-glycan-specific phospholipase D isoform X1, with translation MAGLKVRSVLLLILYHFCQRCIPSGISTHVEIAHRALEFFFKREGNVNYRQLLLNHQDAFQAGSIYPDAFYPSICKSGIFHDVSEDTHWSPFLSASIHYIRRNYPQPWEEATEKLVAFLFGVASHMVADISWHSLGIDQGFLKAMGEIDFQGSYSEAHSVGDFGGDVLSQFELDFSYLASNWYVPVKDLAAIYKEFYGKEIITESTITDCTYLLFLELHGERLAVAKLFPTYASKSPFLVEKFHEYFLGGVDDMAFWTNNIFELTSHMLENGTSGCFLPENPLFINCTREHKDKYVKSKQSKHERHKNTTSLLTNTPEKNINYTERGVHFNTESWATNSLRLINHAFATNVWRALAPTHQKTPKHISKPAASYFLTSPYARLGWAMISADLNQDGYEDLVVGAPGYSTLGHIQIGRVYVVYGNQSGLPLEDMDLDEKADQVLQGHQPSGRFGSALAVLDFNEDGLPDLAVGAPSVGSQFLTYKGAVYVYFGTEGRGLASQPNITITCQYSYCNLGWSLLAADVDGDGNADLVVGSPYAPGGGQQRGFVVAFYSYFNRSDQGLLSVQDANWMVKGEENYAWFGFSLDSCQLENVTLLLIGSPTWRSCAGCDPFSSDVRQSVGKVYGYNPPSTKHWFAVTGVKAMGRMGLSLASGVMSVAGITRRVLVVGAPTADSLSRISFISSVLHQAGLALVYDLTDSTEPSLLSTFSGDRRFSRFGGVVHLSDLDDDGLDEVIVTSPLRTNSITTILFGGAAGRVYIYNGKQASSGNVTGHCKSWISPCPEDWAQYVLISPEELSRFGSSVITVKSERKKEVVVAAERSSAKARLGGRLFVYSL, from the exons ATGGCTGGTTTGAAGGTTCGCTCTGTTCTGCTGCTTATACTGTACCATTTCTGTCAAAGATGTATCCCAAGTGGAATTTCAACACATGTTGAAATAG CGCATAGAGCTCTGGAATTTTTCTTTAAGCGTGAAGGGAATGTTAATTATAGACAG TTATTACTAAACCACCAAGATGCTTTTCAGGCTGGGAGCATCTATCCTGATGCCTTTTATCCTTCAATCTGCAAAAGTG GAATATTCCACGATGTGTCAGAAGACACTCACTGGTCACCATTTCTCAGTGCAAGTATTCACTACATCAGAAGGAATTATCCTCAGCCTTGGGAAGAG GCTACAGAGAAGCTGGTGGCTTTCCTGTTTGGAGTTGCCTCGCATATGGTGGCAGATATTAGCTGGCATAGCCTGGGCATCGACCAAGGATTCCTAAAGGCCATGGGAGAA atCGATTTTCAAGGTTCATACTCGGAAGCTCACAGTGTTGGCGATTTTG GAGGAGATGTACTGAGTCAGTTTGAGCTGGACTTCAGTTATCTGGCATCAAATTG GTATGTACCTGTCAAAGACCTAGCAGCTATCTATAAGGAATTCTATGGAAAAGAGATCATAACTGAAAGCACAATTACTGACTGTACTTACCTGCTGTTTCTTGAACT gcacGGAGAAAGGCTTGCCGTTGCCAag CTTTTTCCAACATATGCTAGTAAATCTCCATTTCTGGTGGAGAAGTTCCATGAGTATTTCCTCGGAGGAGTGGATGACATGGCGTTCTGGACAAACAATATTTTTGAGCTGACAAGCCATATGCTAGAGAATGGAACCAG TGGCTGCTTCCTGCCTGAGAACCCTCTGTTTATAAACTGCACAAGGGAGCACAAGGACAAGTACGT CAAGAGCAAACAATCAAAACATGAACGTCACAAGAATACAACTTCTTTGCTTACAAACACACCTGAAAAGAATATAAACTATACAGAGAGAGGAGTTCACTTCAACACAGAATCTTGGGCAACA aattccCTCCGCTTGATAAACCATGCTTTTGCAACCAATGTCTGGAGAGCGTTAGCACCTACACATCAAAAAACTCCTAAGCACATCTCCAAGCCAGCAGCTTCATATTTTCTGACTTCACCCTATGCTAGACTTGGATG GGCAATGATCTCAGCTGACCTAAACCAGGATGGATATGAAGATCTGGTGGTTGGAGCACCAGGGTACAGCACGTTGGGCCATATTCAGATAGGACGGGTGTATGTGGTCTATGGCAACCAGTCAGGTTTGCCGCTGGAGGACATGGATCTAGATGAGAAAGCTGACCAAGTACTACAGGGTCATCAG CCTTCAGGAAGATTTGGTTCTGCCTTGGCAGTCCTGGACTTCAATGAGGATGGGCTGCCAGATCTGGCAGTTGGAGCACCTTCTGTGGGATCTCAGTTTCTTACTTACAAA GGTGCTGTGTATGTCTATTTCGGCACTGAGGGAAGAGGCTTGGCATCTCAACCAAACATTACCATAACTTGTCAG TATTCCTACTGTAATCTTGGTTGGTCCCTCCTGGCAGCTGACGTTGATGGGGATGGAAATGCTGATCTGGTTGTGGGCTCTCCATATGCACCTGGTGGTGGGCAGCAGAGAGGATTTGTGGTTGCATTTTACTCTTATTTCAACAGGAGTGACCAAG GACTTCTTTCAGTACAGGATGCCAACTGGATGGTGAAGGGGGAAGAAAACTACGCTTGGTTTGGATTTTCACTTGACAGCTGCCAGCTGGAGAATGTAACGCTACTGCTGATTGGTAGCCCTACGTGGAGGAGTTGTGCTGG CTGCGATCCCTTCTCATCGGATGTCAGACAGAGTGTTGGGAAGGTGTATGGGTATAACCCACCAAGCACGAAGCACTGGTTTGCAGTAACTGGAGTCAAG GCAATGGGCAGAATGGGTTTGTCTCTGGCCAGTGGTGTGATGTCTGTGGCTGGGATCACAAGGAGAGTTTTGGTGGTGGGTGCACCTACTGCAG atagccTGTCCAGGATTTCATTTATATCCTCAGTGCTGCACCAAGCTGGACTGGCTCTGGTGTACGATCTGACAGACAGCACCGAGCCTTCTCTGCTCAGCACATTCAGTGGGGACAGGAGGTTTTCTCGCTTTGGAGGAGTTGTACACTTAAGTGACCTGGATGACGATGGGCTAG ATGAAGTGATTGTGACATCCCCACTGCGAACTAACAGTATCACCACAATACTGTTTGGTGGGGCAGCTGGCCGTGTTTACATTTACAACGGAAAGCAGGCGTCCTCAGGGAATGTGACAGGCCACTGCAAATCCTGGATATCTCCCTGTCCTGAGGACTGG gcacaGTATGTCCTGATTTCTCCTGAG GAGCTATCAAGATTTGGGAGTTCTGTTATCACTGTGAAATCTGAAAGAAAG aaagaagTTGTAGTGGCAGCGGAGAGGAGTTCAGCGAAAGCTCGACTGGGTGGAAGGCTTTTCGTCTACTCGCTCTAG
- the ALDH5A1 gene encoding succinate-semialdehyde dehydrogenase, mitochondrial isoform X2: MASLLWRRAAAAARRRLLLLLHPPAPAARRGSWGLPAALVRRGGLVGGRWLETPAFFPVQDPASGEELGRVADCGAAEARAAVRAAHEAGAAWGRLPAKERSVCLRRWYELMMENKEELARIITAENGKPLKEAEGEILYSASFLEWFAEEARRVYGDVIPASAKDRRILVLKQPVGVAAIITPLANQAGIPAGVYNVVPCSRQQTPAVGEVLCTDPLVAKISFTGSTATGKILLKHAAGTVKRVSMELGGHAPFIVFDSANVDRAVAGALASKYRNSGQTCVCTNRFLVQKGIHDKFVEKFAEAIKRELHVGSGFDAKTTQGPLINEKAVEKVERHISDAVSQGASIVTGGKRHSLGKNFFEPTLLSNVTTKMLCTQEETFGPLAPVIKFETEAEAVAIANAADVGLAGYFYSQDPAQIWRVAEQLEVGMVGVNEGIVSSVESPFGGVKQSGLGREGSKYGIDEYLEIKYVCFGGL; the protein is encoded by the exons ATGGCGAGCCTCCTGTGGcggcgggccgccgccgccgcccgccgccgcctcctcctcctccttcaccccccggctccggcggcgcggcgcggcagcTGGGGGTTGCCCGCCGCTCTGGTACGCCGGGGCGGCCTGGTGGGCGGCCGCTGGCTGGAGACGCCCGCCTTTTTCCCCGTACAGGACCCGGCCAGCGGCGAGGAGCTGGGCCGGGTGGCCGACTGCGGGGCGGCTGAGGCGAGGGCGGCAGTGCGGGCCGCGCACGAAGCCGGCGCCGCTTGGGGCCGCCTTCCCGCCAAG GAGAGGAGCGTGTGCCTCCGCAGGTGGTACGAGCTGATGATGGAGAACAAGGAGGAGCTGGCGAGGATCATCACGGCCGAGAAC GGGAAGCCTCTGAAAGAAGCAGAGGGTGAAATCCTGTATTCTGCCTCGTTTCTGGAGTGGTTTGCGGAGGAAGCTCGCCGGGTTTATGGTGATGTAATTCCAGCGTCTGCGAAAGACAGAAGAATCCTGGTGCTGAAGCAGCCAGTAGGAGTGGCGGCCATTATAACCCCA CTTGCAAACCAGGCTGGAATTCCAGCGGGAGTGTATAATGTTGTTCCTTGTTCCAGACAGCAGACACCAGCTGTAGGGGAAGTTCTGTGCACTGATCCATTGGTAGCCAAAATATCTTTTACTGGCTCTACAGCAACAGGAAAG ATACTGCTGAAACATGCAGCTGGcactgtgaagcgagtttccatGGAGCTTGGAGGACATGCTCCTTTTATAGTGTTTGACAGTGCCAATGTGGACCGTGCTGTTGCAGGAGCCCTTGCTTCTAAGTATAGAAATTCGGGGCAG acCTGTGTTTGTACAAACCGTTTCCTGGTGCAAAAGGGAATCCATGACAAATTTGTGGAAAAGTTTGCTGAAGCTATAAAGAGAGAACTACACGTCGGAAGTGGGTTTGATGCAAAAACTACCCAAGGGCCACTAATTAATGAAAAAGCAGTGGAGAAG GTAGAGAGACACATTAGTGATGCAGTTTCCCAAGGAGCATCTATTGTGACTGGAGGGAAACGACACAGCTTGGGGAAGAATTTCTTTGAGCCAACATTACTTAGTAATGTTACAACAAAAATGCTTTGCACCCAAGAGGAGACATTTGGCCCTTTAGCACCAGTTATCAA ATTTGAGACTGAAGCAGAAGCTGTTGCTATAGCAAATGCAGCTGATGTGGGTTTAGCAG GATATTTCTACTCCCAAGATCCAGCTCAGATCTGGAGAGTTGCAGAACAGCTGGAAGTTGGGATGGTTGGTGTTAATGAAGGCATAGTTTCCTCAGTAGAGAGTCCTTTTGGCGGGGTAAAGCAGTCTGGCTTGGGGCGAGAAGGTTCAAAGTATGGCATCGATGAATACTTAGAAATAAAGTATGTCTGCTTTGGAGGCTTATAA
- the ALDH5A1 gene encoding succinate-semialdehyde dehydrogenase, mitochondrial isoform X1 — translation MASLLWRRAAAAARRRLLLLLHPPAPAARRGSWGLPAALVRRGGLVGGRWLETPAFFPVQDPASGEELGRVADCGAAEARAAVRAAHEAGAAWGRLPAKERSVCLRRWYELMMENKEELARIITAENGKPLKEAEGEILYSASFLEWFAEEARRVYGDVIPASAKDRRILVLKQPVGVAAIITPWNFPSAMITRKVGAALAAGCTVVVKPAEDTPLSALALGELANQAGIPAGVYNVVPCSRQQTPAVGEVLCTDPLVAKISFTGSTATGKILLKHAAGTVKRVSMELGGHAPFIVFDSANVDRAVAGALASKYRNSGQTCVCTNRFLVQKGIHDKFVEKFAEAIKRELHVGSGFDAKTTQGPLINEKAVEKVERHISDAVSQGASIVTGGKRHSLGKNFFEPTLLSNVTTKMLCTQEETFGPLAPVIKFETEAEAVAIANAADVGLAGYFYSQDPAQIWRVAEQLEVGMVGVNEGIVSSVESPFGGVKQSGLGREGSKYGIDEYLEIKYVCFGGL, via the exons ATGGCGAGCCTCCTGTGGcggcgggccgccgccgccgcccgccgccgcctcctcctcctccttcaccccccggctccggcggcgcggcgcggcagcTGGGGGTTGCCCGCCGCTCTGGTACGCCGGGGCGGCCTGGTGGGCGGCCGCTGGCTGGAGACGCCCGCCTTTTTCCCCGTACAGGACCCGGCCAGCGGCGAGGAGCTGGGCCGGGTGGCCGACTGCGGGGCGGCTGAGGCGAGGGCGGCAGTGCGGGCCGCGCACGAAGCCGGCGCCGCTTGGGGCCGCCTTCCCGCCAAG GAGAGGAGCGTGTGCCTCCGCAGGTGGTACGAGCTGATGATGGAGAACAAGGAGGAGCTGGCGAGGATCATCACGGCCGAGAAC GGGAAGCCTCTGAAAGAAGCAGAGGGTGAAATCCTGTATTCTGCCTCGTTTCTGGAGTGGTTTGCGGAGGAAGCTCGCCGGGTTTATGGTGATGTAATTCCAGCGTCTGCGAAAGACAGAAGAATCCTGGTGCTGAAGCAGCCAGTAGGAGTGGCGGCCATTATAACCCCA TGGAATTTCCCCAGCGCTATGATTACCCGGAAGGTTGGTGCGGCTCTGGCAGCTGGCTGTACGGTGGTAGTGAAACCTGCAGAGGACACACCTTTATCAGCATTAGCTCTAGGGGAG CTTGCAAACCAGGCTGGAATTCCAGCGGGAGTGTATAATGTTGTTCCTTGTTCCAGACAGCAGACACCAGCTGTAGGGGAAGTTCTGTGCACTGATCCATTGGTAGCCAAAATATCTTTTACTGGCTCTACAGCAACAGGAAAG ATACTGCTGAAACATGCAGCTGGcactgtgaagcgagtttccatGGAGCTTGGAGGACATGCTCCTTTTATAGTGTTTGACAGTGCCAATGTGGACCGTGCTGTTGCAGGAGCCCTTGCTTCTAAGTATAGAAATTCGGGGCAG acCTGTGTTTGTACAAACCGTTTCCTGGTGCAAAAGGGAATCCATGACAAATTTGTGGAAAAGTTTGCTGAAGCTATAAAGAGAGAACTACACGTCGGAAGTGGGTTTGATGCAAAAACTACCCAAGGGCCACTAATTAATGAAAAAGCAGTGGAGAAG GTAGAGAGACACATTAGTGATGCAGTTTCCCAAGGAGCATCTATTGTGACTGGAGGGAAACGACACAGCTTGGGGAAGAATTTCTTTGAGCCAACATTACTTAGTAATGTTACAACAAAAATGCTTTGCACCCAAGAGGAGACATTTGGCCCTTTAGCACCAGTTATCAA ATTTGAGACTGAAGCAGAAGCTGTTGCTATAGCAAATGCAGCTGATGTGGGTTTAGCAG GATATTTCTACTCCCAAGATCCAGCTCAGATCTGGAGAGTTGCAGAACAGCTGGAAGTTGGGATGGTTGGTGTTAATGAAGGCATAGTTTCCTCAGTAGAGAGTCCTTTTGGCGGGGTAAAGCAGTCTGGCTTGGGGCGAGAAGGTTCAAAGTATGGCATCGATGAATACTTAGAAATAAAGTATGTCTGCTTTGGAGGCTTATAA